A single region of the Felis catus isolate Fca126 chromosome F2, F.catus_Fca126_mat1.0, whole genome shotgun sequence genome encodes:
- the RPL30 gene encoding 60S ribosomal protein L30, translating into MVAAKKTKKSLESINSRLQLVMKSGKYVLGYKQTLKMIRHGKAKLVILANNCPALRKSEIEYYAMLAKTGVHHYSGNNIELGTACGKYYRVCTLAIIDPGDSDIIRSMPEQTGEK; encoded by the exons ATGGTGGCCGCAAAGAAGACG AAAAAGTCGCTGGAGTCCATCAACTCTAGGCTCCAACTCGTTATGAAAAGTGGGAAGTACGTGTTGGGGTACAAGCAGACTCTGAAAATGATCAGACATGGCAAAGCGAAACTGGTCATCCTCGCCAACAACTGCCCAGCCTTGAG GAAGTCTGAAATAGAATACTATGCCATGTTGGCCAAAACTGGTGTCCATCACTACAGCGGCAATAATATTGAATTGGGCACAGCGTGTGGGAAATACTACAGAGTGTGCACACTGGCTATTATTGATCCAG gtgattctgatatcaTTCGAAGCATGCCAGAACAGACTGGTGAAAAGTAA